A stretch of the Archocentrus centrarchus isolate MPI-CPG fArcCen1 unplaced genomic scaffold, fArcCen1 scaffold_26_ctg1, whole genome shotgun sequence genome encodes the following:
- the LOC115776044 gene encoding actin filament-associated protein 1, with amino-acid sequence MDKQKVLAKLIWDLQSFLSVLDSENLSYIAQAQKKSISELLSKLKTHDTPVEDAEYMIMSCPSSSPTTELTDTPVTEGVRSSELVLNQDLCAWLRNGMQGLKVLPHPPGGLGGDDDEDTYEEAEPYIAADTTMSNTEKAESDSSHYESYGEEDNDDDEGEEFMKDRAHYIQWSASQPCLKPTPESRLCGYLWRRKWLGQWSKELFIIRNDVLLCYKCARDLLPQLELSLRGCQLVYKSKSSKKIQHQLKLVLLGSETLVLGYSTFQQADEWKKVIEEVSVGGDMEMHSFASLNKSDQLLSCRSSIVQTDSDEEKPSSFFTPNKNKGFLNVLMNCQWQSLLCQVEVGVLNMFGEEEEMKKERSPQYTIQLRGCEVKPGPDTSYSYRITLSMLDDQVAVLEVSTSEEKQQWLKLLQDSAAYHSHHDNKTQEHTGVTLSGLQTRRFPTSNTYMDDPFHLSGPCRDQPIYSNTMEHMFQGRQDSVSSKGSVTYSNTVLSSHNRKVAEVQRSVQKLELTGGKAVPLRAGSEMNLASTTKQNKRTSFRQSLAIYSERAQAGILNPLLRRTASAKNSLRRAPSALFIEHGKVFQRKKEWETKVAA; translated from the exons TGCTGGCCAAGCTGATCTGGGACCTGCAGTCCTTCCTGTCTGTTCTGGACTCGGAAAACCTGAGTTACATCGCTCAGGCTCAGAAGAAATCCATCTCAGAGCTGCTGTCCAAGCTGAAGACTCATGACACTCCAG TGGAAGATGCTGAGTACATGATCATGAGCTGTCCGTCATCGTCTCCTACCACCGAGCTGACAGATACACCTGTGACAG AAGGTGTCCGGTCCTCCGAGCTGGTCTTAAATCAGGACCTGTGTGCCTGGCTGAGGAATGGG atgcagGGCCTCAAGGTGCTACCCCACCCTCCAGGAGGTCTAggaggtgatgatgatgaagatacATATGAGGAGGCAGAACCTTACATAGCTGCTGACACCACCATGTCCAACACTG AGAAGGCAGAGTCAGACAGCAGTCACTATGAGTCATACGGTGAGGAagacaatgatgatgatgagggggAGGAGTTTATGAAGGACAGGGCTCACTACATCCAATGGAGTGCCTCACAGCCCTGCCTAAAGCCCACACCAGAGTCCCGCCTGTGTGGTTAcctgtggaggaggaagtggcTCGGACAGTGGAGCAAAGAGCTGTTCATCATCCGGAACGACGTGCTGCTG tgttatAAGTGTGCTCGGGACCTGCTACCTCAGCTGGAGTTGAGCCTGCGCGGCTGTCAGCTCGTCTACAAGTCAAAGAGCAGCAAGAAGATCCAACACCAGCTCAAACTGGTGCTACTGGGCTCCGAGACGCTGGTGCTGGGCTACAGCACCTTCCAGCAGGCCGACGAGTGGAAGAAG GTGATCGAGGAGGTGAGCGTTGGAGGTGATATGGAGATGCACAGCTTTGCATCTCTGAATAAATCAGACCAGCTGCTGTCCTGCAGG TCCAGTATAGTCCAGACTGACTCTGATGAGGAGAAACCTTCATCTTTCTTCACCCCCAACAAGAACAAAG GTTTCCTGAATGTGCTGATGAACTGTCAGTGGCAGAGTTTACTGTGTCAGGTGGAGGTCGGAGTCCTCAACATGTtcggagaggaggaggagatgaagaagGAACGCTCGCCTCAATACACCATCCAGCTCAGAGGCTGTGAAGTCAAACCCGGGCCTGACACCAGCTACTCCTACAGGATAACACTGAGCATGCTCGATGATCAGGTGGCAGTGCTGGAG GTGAGCACTTCAGAGGAAAAGCAGCAGTggttgaagctgctgcaggacaGCGCTGCATATCACAGTCACCAtgacaacaaaacacaggagcACACAGGTGTTACCCTCAG TGGGCTGCAGACTCGGAGGTTTCCCACCTCCAACACCTACATGGATGATCCCTTCCATCTGAGTGGGCCGTGCCGAGACCAGCCCATCTACTCCAACACCATGGAGCACATG TTCCAGGGCCGTCAGGATTCGGTGTCGTCCAAAGGCTCTGTGACCTACAGCAACACTGTCCTCAGCAGCCACA ACAGGAAGGTGGCTGAAGTGCAGCGAAGCGTTCAGAAGCTCGAGCTGACTGGCGGGAAGGCGGTGCCATTGAGGGCAGGGTCAGAGATGAACTTGGCATCCaccacaaagcaaaacaagcGCACCTCTTTTAGACAGTCCCTGGCCATCTACAGTGAGCGTGCTCAG GCTGGCATCCTGAACCCTCTGCTGCGACGGACGGCTTCGGCTAAAAACTCCCTGAGACGGGCTCCTTCAGCATTGTTCATCGAACATGGAAAAGTTTTCCAGAGGAAGAAG gaatgGGAAACCAAGGTAGCTGCTTGA